One Amorphoplanes digitatis genomic window carries:
- the cofC gene encoding 2-phospho-L-lactate guanylyltransferase, with protein MSGPDWTAVIPVKRLSAAKSRLRGAVLDARHEDLALAMVRDTVAAVMSCAPVAEVLVVTDDPAAAAAVAALGARAVPDRPGAGLNAALRFGADLVAGLPRRRAVLTGDLPALRPGELGEALAAAGPGRSFVADAAGTGTVLLTADAGVPLEPRFGVGSAASHAASHARALAGSWPGLRQDVDTAADLRTVLALGAGEHTCALLRDLGLIADCGACGVPAGPHR; from the coding sequence GTGTCAGGACCGGACTGGACGGCGGTCATTCCCGTCAAGCGTCTCAGCGCGGCCAAGAGCCGGCTGCGCGGCGCCGTGCTCGACGCCCGGCATGAGGACCTCGCGCTGGCGATGGTCCGCGACACGGTCGCCGCCGTGATGTCCTGCGCGCCGGTGGCCGAGGTGCTCGTCGTCACGGACGATCCCGCCGCCGCCGCCGCGGTGGCGGCACTCGGCGCGCGGGCGGTGCCCGACCGCCCCGGCGCGGGCCTGAACGCCGCCCTGCGGTTCGGCGCCGACCTGGTCGCCGGGCTGCCCAGACGGCGCGCCGTGCTCACCGGCGACCTGCCCGCGCTGCGGCCCGGCGAGCTCGGCGAGGCGCTTGCCGCCGCCGGGCCGGGCCGCAGCTTCGTCGCCGACGCGGCCGGCACCGGCACGGTCCTGCTCACCGCCGACGCCGGCGTCCCGCTCGAGCCGCGGTTCGGCGTCGGCTCGGCGGCGTCGCACGCCGCGTCGCACGCCCGGGCCCTCGCCGGGTCCTGGCCGGGGCTGCGCCAGGACGTGGACACCGCCGCCGATCTGCGTACGGTGCTAGCGCTCGGCGCCGGCGAGCACACCTGCGCGCTGCTGCGTGATCTCGGACTCATCGCGGACTGCGGTGCTTGCGGTGTGCCGGCGGGCCCGCACCGGTAG
- a CDS encoding cold-shock protein — MQGTVATFDTQTHTGTLLLDDGTELAFPAEAFRASGLRLLRLGQRVAIESGPDGVVHKVELPGIR, encoded by the coding sequence ATGCAGGGCACGGTCGCGACCTTCGATACCCAGACACACACCGGGACGCTGCTCCTCGACGACGGAACTGAGCTGGCGTTTCCCGCCGAGGCGTTCCGCGCCTCCGGCCTGCGCCTGTTGCGCCTCGGGCAGCGCGTCGCCATCGAGTCCGGCCCGGACGGGGTCGTGCACAAGGTCGAACTTCCCGGAATCAGATGA